The stretch of DNA ATTATATCTACTGTTACTATTTATTTGGATCTTCAAGGTCATATCTTATAGCAGGACCAGGCTAGAATGCACCACTCTACATGGTCTCTATCTTTTGAAATGGACGATAAAGGCAGCCAAATGCCGACATATCCCGATAAGAAATGTCCTTCTAAAATTCTAAATTAAGTCTGCTATTCTTTAGTTAACTTTTTCATAGTAAAATTTTCACTATAGATCTCTTCTTAAGCGTAGGGTAATTTCTTATTAGGATTCTTATATTCTTTGCTAAAATTTGTTGGAGTCAACAATCAGTTTTTATTACTTTTGAAATGACGATTATTGTGTAATATAGAATTTTTAAGTGGTTGGGATAAGATTTAGTGTTTTCCAGTGGCGGAGTCAGGAATTTTATATAGTCTGGATAAAAAATTTAACTGAACGTTACATGTGACAATATATAAATAGTTATAAAGTGTGCTACATAAGAGAGATGAAACCTCACCTGCGAATAGTgtgttaaataaaattaacaggTAAATGCCCTCTCCGAGATTTTTTTGCGGTGAATGTTTgaataatatcaacatctttaagtgacttgaatatctcccgctcggtgtaacatatcatcaagtcattgaaccacacatcgtcgatcttgttgcgcaaattagacttgataatcttcattgctgaaaaagctctttcaacAGATGTTGTCGACACCGGCAATATCAAAGCCAACTCAATGAGCTTGTAAAGCAATGAAAATACCAAAtgtttctcagtttgaaccatcttcatagccaaactttgaacatcttcacaagAAGTAAAAGAAACACGCCTTTTCACTTGATGTACATAAGTCTCAAGTTGCTCCCTTATTGTTCCACGATCATCATTAGAAAAGTATGCATGATAAATATTAGCAAGACGAGCAAGCTTATTAACATCAAACTTGAAAAAAGAGTTCTTGGGGTCAAGACATGAGAAGCAATCTAGCACAACATTACTTCCTTCACAAAACCGGTGATCCATCTCCACACATATTTTGTCAATAGCAACATAAAAAATCTCTGCACGGTAATGGTGAAGATTAGTGACagtcctctcttctcttctttaacATCCCCGAACCGGTATTTCTTCATCCATATTTGGCACCAGAATACTTTGAGCAAAACGAAATTCTTGAACATCACTAAATAAATCATTCCAACCACTCTCTCTCAATATAGCCAATCGAGCTTTAACATCATCAACTAATTCCATAGCAAGCACAATATTAAGATCTTTTGTTTGCAAAATTTTTGAAAGTTCATTAGtgataccaaacaactttaacataaGCTTCATAATGAAAGCAAAtttaaagctctccattttttctatcaaacccgccgcttgagatggtccacgtccatcttcatcaacaatactaagcaccTCTAACACAGAGGACCACATATGATCCAAACGAATCAAGGTAGTATAATGTGAACCCCATCTAGTATCTCTGGGTCTAGCGAGACTAGATGATTGGTGCAAGCCCTTTCCTTGAGATATTTCACCACTCTCAGGTTTATTCAAAATATCTTGGTGTTGTGCCTCCTTCAAAGCATCCTTTCTCTTGCAAGATGCACTTGTTGTGGTTACAATCAAGGAGATGTACTCAAAGAAATCATGAATAGATGAACAACTACTAGCAATGGACACAACAATGGACATAGAAAGCATAAGGGTTTTCATCTAGAATCTTTCTTTGTAAACCATTAAACGCACCTCTCATATTTGAAGCCCCATCATATCCTTGCCCTCGTATCCTTGAAATAGATAAAGTATGACGATCGAGGATACCATAAAGAGCATCCTTTAGTGCCTCAGATGTAGTATATTTGACATGATGTAGAGCAATAAATCGTTCCACAACTTTCCCTTTGTCGTTCAAGAAcgtagaaaaataattaaaaattaaaatgtattcgtctatgtttgaatgaaatttacaagtttaagttAATAATTGTAGTAGTTTCAATAACAAACTCATTGTACTAACCTCAACATCACCGCCATTTGTTCTGTGACAGATATATCACGTGACTCATCAATAATCACAGAGAATTGTCTATCACcaagctcttccataatcaccttggTAACTTCATGCGCATAACACGTTGCAAGCTCCTTTTGATTGTCACCGGAAGTCATAGTGCAATTTTTTGGACCACGATCAAAAGCATATCTTACTTTTTCATCATTAGATTTTACCCAATCCACCATCTCTCTAAAATTTCCCTTGTTTAGAGAAGTAGAGCTTTCATCATGGCCACGAAAAGCAATGCCTTGTGCTAAGAGATATCTAGTACAATCTAAAGAACAAGTTAAACGGATCTTATACAATTCTTCTGATTCCCTAGTTGCTCTAGCAAAGATACTTGTCACACTTtgtctttgattattataatcatcataatGCTTCACACATGAGTTGTGCTTACTATCATGACTACCAATATGATCTTTAAAGCTTTTAGATGCATGCTTCCAATCTTTAAATCCGTGTTTGTTGAAGACTTCATAACCAAGGTGTTCGGCCCTCCCGGATGGCTTAAAGAGAAAGCAATAGAAACAATAAGTTGCATCCTTCGACTCACTGTACTCAATCCATGTATAATTCTTATACCATGCTTTACAAAATGCTCTTGAATACTTCCCAAATTGAGTACGAGGAAATCTTGCTAAATCTGGTTGCGTTGGACCCTTCAATATATATGCCCTCCTCACTTGGTCTCGAATATCCAGAGCACACTCATGAATTTGTTTCCTACATCCTGGAtcacgcacaatctcatttggattAAACTCGCTGGCCACATTAGGGGGTGTTTCTTCTACTTCGACTTCCGATTGCTTAACATTCACTTTCTCAATACTTGTTCTAGGAACCAAAAACCTCCTCATCTTTGAAATTTAATGATTCAGTGAAACGAATTTTTAAGTAAACAATTTGTAACACACAAATTGACGAGaccgaataattaaataaaaatataattcataacaataaaattaaaagagaattttacTATTATGAATGACCTATTAAATTAACTAAAATCTTTGATACTATATtagaaaccaaaaaaaaaagaataaagtttctgttaaaataaaaattgcaatATAAATATGAGAAGATAAATTGAACTATCATTCATTCTAAATTAAACTATGTAAAATTGACCTATATTGATctatgttaaaataaaaattaaactatgTAAAATTGAACTACAAAAGTGACGTAAAATTGAACTATGAAATTGACAATAAATTGTAACACACAAATTGAacttttgttaaaataaaattgaacttCGATACTATATTGAACtatgaatgaatgaatatataattaaataatataatactaGTATTGttataataactaataataagaCAAATTAAGAGAAGTATATTACCTTATCTGCTCTACTAGTGCTAGTTGGAACTGAAATTGAAAATGACGTAAAGGGGAGAGAGGAATAGGAACAGTTAGAGACTCAGAGATAAAGAGAGGGTTTTTGTGGTActgattatttttgttttttaatttctgttttaagtcataaataattaattgggttgggcTTGTCTGGACCATTGagtattcatctgttttaatttttacacccttatttttactaattttgcccctggtTTCGTTTAAAATTTGGCTATTAAATTTGGgggaatacaaagaaaataggggttgagtcCGGGCGTATGCCCGGGCTTGCTAGGCTATAGATTCGCCACCGGTGTTATCTATAGAGCTTTATAGTATCATATTTGAATAGGGTCAATCGAAAGATAAGGCGGCCCAAGGTTTTAACCTCAAAATATTGGGtcagaaaaagttttaaaaaattaaattaattataactatttaaacagaaaaagggTGATATACTGATAGtaaaaaatagttttacattgtcaaccaatcacgaccatatATGTTGTCATGTTATATTGTAACTTTTAAATTACTAATATGACATGGTTGAACGATATATTCCTATTGAATGACAATGTTGGATAAAAAAGAAAACTCCATATCTTGTTGGTCTCTGCTTTATCActtcacaaacacaaaaattattatttttaaatatatttttaaagtatAACTTTAGAAGTGGTTTTAACCTTCAAAACATGTTGGGTCGATTATGTGTTTGAGTTATTAAGATTCTTAGGGTATAAGAAAAAGATTTCACTTGAATTGATAATTTGACACTTTGTAATATGGTCTTTTTGAAAAACTCGTGTTATGAAGTGTGCCTaagagaggggggggggggggctgaTTTTAGAGACAAAGATGTTCTTATTTTATGGTTTGGTTAAGTGTGGATAAAGCAATAAAACGCGCAAAGATaaatgatcagtggttttcacacatatttttatcgttgtttttaagtatgtttaagttttgttattgagtgttttatttctttattcgtcattttatgctttggttgtatgttttaatgtttccaggttcatatggagaaaccggagtaaatcagtgcgaaactcggaagttttgaggaagttcagaaaacatgctacaggaggcctgacacgggtggccgtgttgcccaacacgggccgtgtcaggaagagagctgggagcaaagtttgagagaaaggaaaaacagtggtgcaacacgggtgcccgtgttgctcaacacggcccgtgttgctaagtctgggaccaatcaataaaaataaatataccaggggaccaacacgggtgcccgtgttgctcaacacggcccgtgttgggtttgacgctgatttcagtgaattttatgattttgttcagtggtttgcctgcaagggtgtttttggtatttccaaccaacttaagtgagtctgcactatttaggagagctttcaagatgaattagggatctttttgccacacgaagaattggaggattgagagaagaagcctatgcaattggagaagaacggagaactctcatgagcggaagccattgaagatcaaagttcatcatctctattgtaatgtctttatttgatatctttgtaatttctttggatgatatgagtagctaaaccccccaatgctaggggggtgtccctgattaacatttgtgatgattttgaattccgaatttcaataacatgtttctcttttacattcaatttaatggtataaggtttttaatgctttcctcgtcggaccaactggattgatttatgactgacaattaggattgacctccattgttagggtttttataccattatattatagtagatatcacctaggactagggataccctatagtaaccggattgttcttgattataataatatttgatttgatcactaatttcgaaggactttgggattaggatttcaatgttcaaaagtttgcccactaaggacttaggagcaaatacccttaagaaccggtaattgataagttaaactttgttaatgaaataagggttcagaattgttacatgttaatgcacacacctaccctggcatgttactcatatttggccaattaaacctttttaagtttatttgcaatttaatttgtaatcacaaaaaccaaaaccccaaggctttttgtttaattgaagtgcgactaactctataatttcacgcagtccttgagatcgatattcgggggattttccctttattactacagaggcaaaatagtacacttgctattttaccgatcaagtttttggcgccgttgccggggactgccaaaaatTGTAGAGTTTctagttttatttcaattagaattttgttgctctgcgactaaaattttattttcaaaaaaaaaaaaagaaaaatatttttatattatttttgttcctcattctaataattgtctaatctgtttatgcgaggcaaggcctcagcagaatttccttttgacgcagaaattgaaaggacttttcacgcaaggcgcagacaagctcatcAAGCTAAGCTGGAATCTGAGGAAGAAGTAATTACAGTCCATTCTGGTTCGgacaccgaaagtgaagaagagatcatgggcgaggtaccaccaccagagagactcctcggagactatggagttgcaaatacaccggggggaagacaaacaattatcaaccaaccggtgaatgttcctaattttcaattgcacccaagcaccatcactcagctcgaaagaaagcctttcaccggaaggGTTAataaagatgcaaacaagcacttacagaggtttctgaccatgagtacaactttaaaaatcgaaggtcatacagaagaggccaagaagctgagaatgtttccattcaccttggcagaagaagcagaagagtggttttattcccttccagcgggcagcattacatcatggggagagatggaaaaagctttcttaaatgagtattttcccgcctcggtatttataaggaagaggtatgacattctgaatttcaagcagaaggagggtgagcccttaggagatgcatacaaaagattcaaaagaattctagtagcatgtcccactcacaatatggacaagactgaacagatgcaagtatttgtcaatgggctcagaatgaaaacaaaacagttaattgatacagcagctggaggctcgacaaatttcacaacagcctcaggcatcatcaaaatcattgaagcaatagctgcaaatgagcatttggaattgtatgacaggtgtgctagcaaaccggaaggaatcattgatctcaagctggagacttataaaactcgggttgaagatgcgatagccgcagaagttgaaaagaaattgaaggctatgaatataggtaaacaacaggtggctcaagttcaacaagctcaacctgtcagctgtgaaatctgtaatggcccacaccaaacggtgtactgttttgctactcccaagcagattgaagaaatcaaattcctaaggcaaaacaacccgtattctaacacctataatccagggtggaagaatcatccaaattttgcttggaaagatcaacaacaacaaggtacccagaaggcagagtgggaagtggcaattgaaagattagctgggcagtgttctcagttccaagaagaaacaagaaacaaccacagaaacactgcggcctcaattaaaaatctggaagttcaagtggggcagatagcacagcatctcactctacaggcacaaggtacccttccgagctcaactgtgaaaaatccgaaagaccaggaGAAGATTAATGcggttactacaagaagtaggagagtagcagaatctgaaaaggaaaaagaaaaagaggaaatagatgaccccatggtaatagaggtggatttggaaataagagagaatccaaaagagccagaagttgtggtaccgccggttaaaccaattgaagaaaaaaataagaaagacgctgaaccCGTGATAAAACTGcccttcccctccagagtgacaaagaagggttcaagagagaaagactttgagaagtttactaaattgttcaaaaagttagaggtaaatctaccattctttgaagcacttgagcacatgcctttgtacaagaaatttatgaaggaggtgttggggaaaaagagatcactaggagaagaaccaaaaattgcaacggaaaagtgtggtatagtctcaacagcaaggaagatcccaataaaaaggaaagaccctggggcagtggcgataccatgcactatcaagaatatagcatttaagaaggtactcctcgattctgggtctagtgtgagtttaatgcctttgtccattttcaaaaagcttgaattggaaaagattagtgaaagtaagacccagttaaggttcgccgatcacaccgttaagaaatcatatggggtagctgaagatgtactagtggaagttgataaatttgtattccctgttgacttccacatcatggacattccggaagacgaagaaactcctatccttcttgggaggccatttttatcgacaggccgctgcaacctcgacattgaaaaaggaacgctgacgctgaaatcttttgatgaagaagtaacgttgaagatgttaggagtcaaaagacagagggcggttgtgaatgatcaaacttctgatggtatgacagaaagtgaggaaaagaacaagaagtctaaacagctccaagaaaaagtgtcaagcatagcctcccgggtggaaccatcttatgtagttgtcaaaaatcttaagaaagctaaggaagtcaagaagaaggtggaggagaaagagcaaggaaagaagaagaatgtgggaagtaaattaaagagaaaaacggtgaatgcttttcgtcttcatgagttagtggttgcgaaagtgacaagcaacaaggtttggaaaaggaaataccctccataataaagggtaatggactgtcgagccatgcgacgttaaacgaagcgcttcgtgggaggcaacccacggttttaataattaatttctctgtttgtttattttattttcaggaaataaaagaggacgtctctggtgaaagcttggaagtgatcattagagtgcgATACCCTctatgagtcacctctctcgaactcgttctgaaacattgaggtcaatgtttagttcaagtttgggggaggctcttctctttgcattttatttttatgttagttttatgttattggtatgatgtgaaaccataaagtgaattctgcccaaatttttaccgaaattttaaattttttgttgaagaagttttgatcctaaagagcgatcgggaatagtatatagagatgaagcgaggattgtttggggacaggaagtgcggaataatgtgacaagaggtttgtgtaagcacccttggttccctgaaagagatacgagtctaacgtgtagatttgcaccatagtacttgtctcctgagaagtacttctcgagtagtttattgatacagtctggcataattcggattcacttgcatgatggctggttgagaaaaaaaaaagagatataaagttggtaccaaatgatgaaaaggcggtaaaaggcaatcggctcgctaagttgggtaaccctcacccggttattcagcccaaaggagattgatccccaaacgtcgtccaaaaggacaatatataactgcaaggtttgaaaatttcatcggtaataaaaagtagccaatgctgctagtttggtgccagaaaaaaaataataagaagccttgatccgtctcatgcaggtgatgattattataagaaatgcagtgccttaatatgattgtccgaatgaaagaggagg from Vicia villosa cultivar HV-30 ecotype Madison, WI unplaced genomic scaffold, Vvil1.0 ctg.002352F_1_1, whole genome shotgun sequence encodes:
- the LOC131638618 gene encoding uncharacterized protein LOC131638618, with translation MRRFLVPRTSIEKVNVKQSEVEVEETPPNVASEFNPNEIVRDPGCRKQIHECALDIRDQVRRAYILKGPTQPDLARFPRTQFGKYSRAFCKAWYKNYTWIEYSESKDATYCFYCFLFKPSGRAEHLGYEVFNKHGFKDWKHASKSFKDHIGSHDSKHNSCVKHYDDYNNQRQSVTSIFARATRESEELYKIRLTCSLDCTRYLLAQGIAFRGHDESSTSLNKGNFREMVDWVKSNDEKVRYAFDRGPKNCTMTSGDNQKELATCYAHEVTKVIMEELGDRQFSVIIDESRDISVTEQMAVMLRAIDRKTPPKEGETSGVIKEKTFDFNIVLTLIAEIEDKILAEKIIQEKILKSTATINHLDDSSSDSEFVVDSLLATTNKDGARNIANKFLGDFLDNLAEQADKDGSTEEEDKNFQAVVTKSQKKKSRKKTKTREISGTRSKSGFGKTFNEVPFLEH